A single region of the Erythrobacter sp. HL-111 genome encodes:
- a CDS encoding Mur ligase family protein produces the protein MSDGVEAGSLEKRPLFFCGIGGSGMLPLAQIAHGRGHRVAGSDRSRDQGRTPEKFAWLERSGFALFPQDGSGITSSEQVLIASAAIEDTVPEVARARELGCKRMSRAELLSALFNEAECSIAVGGTSGKSTVTGMIAWILHQARRDPTVMNGAVMKNFAGDDNPFASARVGSIGLFVSEVDESDGSIALYRPTIGVLLNVSLDHKSIEELRVLFGDFLSVSGRAIVNTDSEESRLLAGKLADRLTFGLRDADADITIEPGSIDEGAFGITAAVIDNRSREVVPLVLPMPGLHNLSNALAAIAAADAAGIGIAKSAEALRDFAGLARRFEVVGTSPAGITVIDDFGHNPEKCAATQRTLKATPGRVIAFFQPHGYGPLKQMGAELAGTFARELDDEDVTIMCDPVYFGGTVDRSVGTERIVELIAEAGGKAEHIPSREECGRRIVELARAGDRIVVMGARDDTLSEFAKDVLGRLS, from the coding sequence ATGAGTGACGGGGTCGAAGCCGGGTCGCTGGAGAAGCGTCCGCTCTTTTTCTGCGGCATCGGCGGATCGGGCATGCTCCCGCTCGCCCAGATCGCCCATGGCCGCGGGCACCGCGTGGCGGGCTCCGACCGCAGCCGCGACCAGGGCCGGACGCCCGAAAAATTCGCCTGGCTGGAGCGCAGCGGCTTTGCCCTGTTCCCGCAGGACGGCAGCGGGATCACCTCGAGCGAGCAGGTGCTGATCGCCTCGGCCGCGATCGAGGACACCGTCCCCGAGGTCGCGAGGGCGCGCGAACTGGGCTGCAAGCGAATGAGCCGCGCGGAACTGCTTTCCGCCCTGTTCAACGAGGCGGAATGTTCGATCGCGGTCGGCGGCACGAGCGGCAAGTCGACCGTCACCGGAATGATCGCCTGGATCCTGCACCAGGCCCGCCGCGATCCCACCGTGATGAACGGGGCGGTGATGAAGAATTTCGCGGGAGACGATAACCCCTTCGCCAGCGCGCGGGTCGGCTCGATCGGGTTGTTCGTGAGCGAGGTCGACGAAAGCGACGGCTCGATCGCGCTCTACCGGCCGACGATCGGCGTGCTGCTCAACGTGAGCCTCGACCACAAGAGCATAGAGGAACTGCGCGTCCTGTTCGGCGATTTCCTCTCGGTCTCGGGCCGCGCGATCGTCAACACCGACAGCGAGGAGAGCCGTCTGCTCGCCGGGAAACTGGCCGACCGCCTCACCTTCGGGCTGCGGGATGCGGATGCGGACATCACCATCGAGCCGGGCTCGATCGACGAGGGCGCCTTCGGCATCACTGCCGCCGTGATCGACAATCGCAGCCGCGAGGTCGTTCCGCTGGTCCTGCCGATGCCGGGGCTGCACAACCTTTCCAACGCGCTCGCCGCGATCGCCGCGGCCGATGCGGCGGGGATCGGGATCGCCAAGTCCGCCGAGGCGCTGCGCGATTTCGCGGGCCTCGCACGCCGGTTCGAAGTGGTCGGGACATCGCCTGCGGGCATCACGGTGATCGACGATTTCGGCCACAATCCGGAAAAATGCGCCGCCACCCAGCGAACGCTGAAGGCGACGCCGGGGCGCGTGATCGCCTTTTTCCAGCCGCACGGCTACGGGCCGCTCAAGCAGATGGGCGCGGAGCTCGCCGGGACCTTCGCGCGCGAGCTCGACGACGAGGACGTCACGATCATGTGCGACCCGGTCTATTTCGGCGGCACGGTCGACCGCAGCGTCGGGACCGAGCGGATCGTCGAACTGATCGCGGAAGCAGGCGGAAAGGCGGAACATATCCCCTCGCGCGAGGAATGCGGGCGCCGCATCGTCGAACTCGCCCGCGCAGGCGACCGGATCGTGGTCATGGGCGCCCGCGACGACACGCTGAGCGAGTTCGCCAAGGACGTGCTCGGGCGGCTTTCGTGA
- a CDS encoding class I adenylate-forming enzyme family protein, with protein sequence MPETPPVPASRPRDFSLDTLLRAAATRLAEREASIDGAQRLTYAQLDARVEALARWLAAKGIAPGDRIALLLTDGAPFLTVLLACGRIGAIAVLLNWRLAPPEIAWIAGNAEPAMTFVNPRFAPLLAGAEAGEVIEVDERHDPQGAFEAIVTGNHDLATWPILAPDLAPDLPPDRPLYMMYTSGTTGRPKGCLQAGSAVAASAMGFCVRRGFTHAERLLSVNPLFHVVGMQQVAAMLACGGTSVFAGRDDDSAAILDLLHREGCTTTSAFPQISFPWAAMEPVRNGVMPLTSYTGGSGMGRPQMYEFIEKDWDARVVGGYGQTEVCGFATFIDYPDMLEHPRSIGWPMPHVEMTILDPDGNRLPPGEEGEICLRGPSVMLGYWRNPEASEAALGHGWLRTGDLGTMDERGLGYLLGRAKELIKTGGENVYPAEVDAVFAEMPEVADVGCCGVPDRQWGEAVKAFVVLKPGMELTREEIARRFRGRIAGYKRPRYIEFVDRIPRDPLGKLLRRELSARPVSEDQAA encoded by the coding sequence ATGCCCGAGACGCCCCCCGTCCCCGCTTCCCGTCCGCGCGATTTCTCGCTCGACACGCTGCTGCGCGCCGCCGCGACCCGGCTGGCCGAGCGCGAGGCTAGCATCGACGGCGCCCAGCGCCTCACCTATGCCCAGCTCGACGCGCGGGTCGAGGCGCTGGCCCGCTGGCTGGCGGCGAAGGGCATCGCGCCGGGCGACCGGATCGCGCTCCTGCTCACCGACGGGGCGCCCTTCCTCACCGTGCTGCTCGCCTGCGGGCGGATCGGAGCGATCGCCGTGCTTCTCAACTGGCGGCTCGCCCCGCCGGAGATCGCGTGGATCGCGGGCAATGCCGAGCCCGCCATGACCTTCGTGAACCCGCGTTTCGCGCCCCTCCTGGCCGGGGCGGAGGCGGGCGAGGTGATCGAGGTCGACGAACGCCACGATCCGCAGGGCGCGTTCGAGGCGATCGTCACCGGCAACCATGACCTTGCGACATGGCCGATCCTTGCGCCGGACCTTGCACCTGATCTTCCGCCGGACCGCCCGCTCTACATGATGTACACGAGCGGCACGACCGGCCGGCCCAAGGGCTGCCTGCAGGCGGGCAGCGCGGTCGCTGCCTCGGCGATGGGCTTCTGCGTGCGGCGCGGCTTCACCCACGCCGAGCGTCTCCTGTCGGTCAACCCGCTGTTCCACGTCGTCGGGATGCAGCAGGTCGCCGCCATGCTCGCCTGCGGCGGAACCAGCGTCTTCGCGGGCCGGGACGACGACAGCGCCGCCATCCTCGACCTCCTCCACCGCGAAGGCTGCACCACCACCAGCGCCTTTCCCCAGATCAGTTTCCCGTGGGCTGCGATGGAGCCGGTGCGGAACGGCGTCATGCCGCTCACCAGCTACACCGGCGGGTCGGGCATGGGCCGCCCGCAGATGTACGAATTCATCGAGAAGGACTGGGATGCCCGCGTCGTCGGCGGCTATGGCCAGACCGAAGTGTGCGGCTTTGCCACTTTCATCGACTATCCCGACATGCTCGAACATCCGCGCTCGATCGGCTGGCCGATGCCCCATGTCGAAATGACCATCCTCGACCCCGACGGAAACCGCCTCCCCCCCGGCGAGGAAGGCGAAATCTGCCTGCGCGGCCCGTCCGTCATGCTCGGTTACTGGCGCAATCCGGAAGCGAGCGAGGCCGCGCTCGGTCATGGCTGGCTGCGAACCGGGGATCTCGGCACGATGGACGAGCGGGGGCTCGGCTACCTTCTCGGCCGGGCGAAGGAGCTGATCAAGACCGGCGGCGAAAACGTCTACCCGGCCGAGGTCGACGCGGTCTTCGCGGAAATGCCCGAAGTCGCCGATGTCGGCTGCTGCGGCGTGCCGGACAGGCAATGGGGCGAAGCGGTCAAGGCCTTCGTGGTGCTGAAACCCGGCATGGAACTGACCCGCGAGGAAATCGCGCGGCGGTTCAGGGGCAGGATCGCGGGCTACAAGCGCCCGCGCTACATCGAATTCGTCGACCGGATCCCGCGCGACCCGCTCGGCAAGCTGCTGCGCCGCGAATTGTCGGCAAGGCCCGTGAGCGAGGACCAGGCCGCCTGA
- a CDS encoding glutathione S-transferase family protein, with amino-acid sequence MTKPILYTCARSRGLRATWAAEEAGVDIDLVILPFPPRHMAPEFLEQNPLGTVPLLVDGGARMTESCAIAHYLATRGGQTPLAIAPGEPDYAEYLDFTYHADATITFPQTVYMRFAVFEKERGLEEAGHAYAKWFHKRLVKVEQRLEEREYLCADRFTVADICIGYALVLAETVGLDEGVPASLKAYRERLTARPAYRRAFEREEAGRRALETSG; translated from the coding sequence ATGACCAAGCCGATCCTCTATACCTGCGCCCGTTCGCGCGGGCTTCGCGCCACCTGGGCCGCCGAGGAGGCGGGGGTGGACATCGATCTTGTGATCCTGCCGTTCCCGCCCCGGCACATGGCGCCCGAATTCCTCGAACAGAACCCGCTCGGCACGGTGCCGCTGCTGGTCGATGGCGGTGCGAGGATGACCGAAAGCTGCGCGATCGCGCATTACCTTGCCACGCGGGGCGGGCAGACTCCGCTCGCCATCGCCCCGGGCGAGCCGGATTACGCCGAATATCTCGATTTCACCTACCACGCCGATGCGACGATCACCTTCCCGCAGACGGTCTACATGCGCTTCGCCGTGTTCGAGAAGGAGCGCGGCCTCGAAGAGGCGGGCCACGCCTATGCCAAGTGGTTCCACAAGCGCCTCGTCAAGGTCGAGCAGCGGCTCGAGGAGCGCGAATACCTGTGCGCCGACCGCTTCACCGTGGCCGATATCTGCATCGGCTATGCGCTGGTGCTGGCCGAGACGGTCGGGCTGGACGAGGGCGTGCCCGCCAGCCTCAAGGCCTACCGCGAACGCCTCACGGCGCGCCCCGCCTACCGGCGCGCGTTCGAGCGCGAGGAGGCGGGCCGAAGGGCGCTGGAGACGAGCGGCTGA
- a CDS encoding DUF808 domain-containing protein, with the protein MPSGLVALLDDVSVIARAAAASVDDISVAAGKAGTKTAGVVIDDAAVTPSYVTGLSPARELPIIWSITKGSLFNKLVILLPGAILLSEFLPGAIIWILMLGGAFLSYEGAEKVMEKLGWAKHGKTVEDEIGDPAEFEKKRVAGAIRTDLILSAEIMAITLNELDLPTWWERALALALVGLVVTVAVYGAVALIVKMDDAGLHLSRQEGTASRRLGRFLLASMPRLLVALSLIGTVAMLWVGGGIIVHGTHEVGFDLLYDFAHGIEYAVKGATGALSGVLGWASYAAVSAVIGLVLGFVIALVLHKVLGVASGEAH; encoded by the coding sequence ATGCCTTCAGGTCTCGTCGCGCTGCTCGACGACGTTTCGGTGATCGCCCGCGCGGCGGCGGCCTCGGTCGACGATATCTCGGTCGCCGCGGGCAAGGCGGGGACCAAGACCGCGGGCGTGGTGATCGACGATGCGGCGGTGACGCCGAGCTACGTCACCGGCCTTTCCCCGGCGCGCGAACTCCCGATCATCTGGTCGATCACCAAGGGGAGCCTGTTCAACAAGCTCGTCATCCTGCTGCCCGGCGCGATCCTGCTGTCCGAATTCCTGCCCGGCGCGATCATCTGGATCCTGATGCTGGGCGGCGCCTTCCTGTCCTACGAAGGCGCGGAAAAGGTGATGGAAAAGCTCGGCTGGGCCAAGCACGGCAAGACCGTCGAGGACGAGATCGGCGACCCCGCCGAATTCGAGAAGAAGCGCGTCGCAGGCGCGATCCGCACCGACCTCATCCTGTCGGCCGAGATCATGGCGATCACCCTCAACGAGCTCGACCTGCCGACCTGGTGGGAACGCGCGCTGGCGCTGGCGCTGGTCGGCCTTGTCGTGACCGTGGCGGTCTATGGCGCGGTCGCGCTGATCGTGAAGATGGACGATGCGGGCCTGCACCTCTCGCGGCAGGAAGGCACCGCGTCGCGGCGACTGGGCCGGTTCCTGCTCGCGTCCATGCCGCGGCTGCTCGTCGCGCTGTCGCTGATCGGGACGGTCGCCATGCTGTGGGTCGGCGGCGGGATCATCGTCCACGGCACGCACGAGGTCGGCTTCGACCTGCTGTATGATTTCGCGCACGGGATCGAATACGCGGTGAAGGGCGCCACCGGCGCGCTTTCGGGCGTGCTCGGCTGGGCGAGCTATGCCGCGGTCTCGGCGGTGATCGGGCTGGTGCTGGGCTTCGTCATCGCGCTCGTCCTGCACAAAGTGCTGGGTGTCGCCAGCGGCGAAGCGCATTAG
- the rpsF gene encoding 30S ribosomal protein S6 produces the protein MALYEHVFLARQDLSQAQVDALAATATEIVEANNGKVTKTETWGLKSLAYRIERNRKAHFVMLNIDAPGSVVAELERQTRINEDIIRYMTIRVDAHEEGPSVMMRKNERERKRRSDREDRD, from the coding sequence ATGGCTCTTTACGAGCATGTGTTCCTCGCGCGGCAGGACCTCTCCCAGGCCCAGGTCGATGCGCTGGCGGCCACGGCGACCGAAATCGTCGAAGCGAACAACGGCAAGGTCACCAAGACCGAAACCTGGGGTCTCAAGTCCCTCGCCTACAGGATCGAGCGCAACCGCAAGGCGCATTTCGTGATGCTCAACATCGACGCGCCCGGCAGCGTGGTCGCCGAGCTCGAGCGTCAGACCCGCATCAACGAAGACATCATCCGCTACATGACCATCCGCGTCGACGCGCACGAGGAAGGCCCGTCCGTGATGATGCGCAAGAACGAGCGCGAGCGCAAGCGCCGCTCCGACAGGGAGGATCGTGACTGA
- the rpsR gene encoding 30S ribosomal protein S18 encodes MARPFFRRRKSCPFSGKDAPRIDYKDVRLLQGFMSERGKIVPSRITAVSAKKQRELAKAIKRARHIGLLPYIVK; translated from the coding sequence ATGGCACGCCCGTTTTTCCGCCGCCGCAAGTCCTGCCCCTTCTCCGGCAAGGACGCCCCCCGGATCGATTACAAGGACGTGCGCCTCCTCCAGGGCTTCATGTCCGAGCGGGGCAAGATCGTGCCCAGCCGCATCACCGCCGTTTCGGCCAAGAAGCAGCGTGAACTCGCCAAGGCGATCAAGCGCGCGCGCCACATCGGCCTCCTTCCCTACATCGTGAAGTAA
- the rplI gene encoding 50S ribosomal protein L9, translating into MDIILLERIEKLGSIGDIVTVKDGYARNFLLPQKKALRANEANKKVFEANRERLEKENAERRAEAEKQGEKVAGAEVVLIRAASNAGQLYGSVNVRDMVAGLAAQGHEIDKKQVIMGAPIKSIGMHEVTVALHPEVHVTVKANVARSDNEAELQSQGVDVLAQLFEEEQREIEEQAEANRIDPNLEPGEIPSELLEDGIDTPEGMSVTEAKIEATAPETGRDEQ; encoded by the coding sequence ATGGATATCATTCTCCTCGAACGCATCGAGAAGCTCGGCTCGATCGGCGACATCGTCACCGTGAAGGACGGCTACGCGCGCAATTTCCTGCTCCCCCAGAAGAAGGCGCTGCGCGCAAACGAGGCCAACAAGAAGGTCTTCGAAGCGAACCGCGAACGCCTCGAGAAGGAAAACGCCGAACGCCGTGCCGAAGCCGAAAAGCAGGGCGAGAAGGTCGCCGGGGCCGAGGTCGTGCTGATCCGCGCCGCGTCGAACGCCGGCCAGCTCTACGGTTCGGTCAATGTCCGCGACATGGTCGCCGGGCTTGCCGCGCAGGGCCACGAGATCGACAAGAAGCAGGTCATCATGGGCGCCCCGATCAAGTCGATCGGGATGCACGAAGTGACCGTCGCGCTCCACCCGGAAGTTCACGTCACGGTCAAGGCCAACGTCGCCCGCTCGGACAACGAGGCCGAACTGCAGTCGCAGGGCGTCGACGTGCTCGCCCAGCTGTTCGAGGAAGAGCAGCGCGAGATCGAGGAACAGGCCGAGGCGAACCGCATCGACCCGAATCTCGAACCGGGCGAAATCCCGTCCGAACTGCTCGAGGACGGGATCGACACCCCCGAGGGCATGAGCGTGACCGAGGCCAAGATCGAAGCGACCGCTCCCGAAACCGGGCGCGACGAGCAGTAA
- a CDS encoding AMP nucleosidase, with translation MTPIPSILEQLQQHYSDAVKTLREDVIAFGRSGAIPPMRKRQDGSYAYPELTLRYSGRDSSGAEADDRTRAFGRLEMAGTYTTTITRPDLFAPYLKEQLELIAAEYEITVTVGRSRQEIPFAYVLDGEAGAAMVGIAPQEIAEYFPSTDLALIGDELADGIEFDENRDMPLSLFDALRTDYSLARLAHYTGTRVEDFQDFILFTNYHRYVDEFVNWGAKQIGHDGYTALTGAGGLHITDPADNAQAQLNDTAWRRHQMPAYHLMREDRLGITLVNIGVGPSNAKTICDHLAVLRPHAWLMIGHCGGLRSSQKIGDFVLAHAYLRDDHVLDDVLPPEIPIPPIAEVQQALAGAAEEVSGVQGANLKQRMRTGTVVTTDDRNWELRYSSSAFRFSQSRAIAIEMESATIATQGYRFRVPYGTLLCVSDKPLHGEIKLPGQANKFYEEAIAAHLQIGLETCKRLRDEGDRLHSRKLRAFNEPPFR, from the coding sequence ATGACCCCGATCCCCAGCATCCTCGAACAGTTGCAGCAGCATTATTCCGATGCGGTGAAGACCCTGCGCGAGGACGTGATCGCCTTCGGGCGCAGCGGGGCGATCCCGCCGATGCGCAAGCGGCAGGACGGCAGCTATGCCTATCCCGAACTTACCCTGCGGTATTCGGGCCGGGATTCGAGCGGGGCCGAGGCCGACGACCGCACCCGCGCCTTCGGGCGGCTGGAGATGGCGGGGACCTACACCACCACGATCACCCGCCCGGACCTGTTCGCGCCCTATCTCAAGGAACAGCTCGAACTCATCGCGGCCGAATACGAGATCACCGTGACCGTGGGCCGGTCGCGGCAGGAGATTCCCTTCGCCTATGTCCTTGATGGCGAGGCGGGCGCGGCCATGGTCGGGATCGCCCCGCAGGAGATCGCGGAATACTTCCCCTCGACCGACCTCGCCCTGATCGGCGACGAGCTCGCCGACGGGATCGAGTTCGACGAGAACCGCGACATGCCGCTCTCGCTGTTCGATGCGCTGCGGACCGATTACTCGCTCGCCCGCCTTGCCCATTACACCGGGACGCGGGTCGAGGATTTCCAGGACTTCATCCTGTTCACGAACTATCACCGCTATGTCGATGAATTCGTGAACTGGGGCGCGAAGCAGATCGGGCATGACGGCTACACCGCGCTGACCGGTGCGGGGGGCCTGCACATCACCGATCCGGCCGACAACGCGCAGGCGCAGCTCAACGACACCGCCTGGCGCCGCCACCAGATGCCGGCCTATCACCTGATGCGCGAGGACCGGCTCGGCATCACGCTGGTCAATATCGGCGTCGGCCCGTCCAATGCGAAGACGATCTGCGACCACCTCGCGGTGCTGCGCCCTCACGCCTGGCTGATGATCGGCCATTGCGGCGGGCTTCGTTCGAGCCAGAAGATCGGCGACTTCGTCCTCGCCCACGCCTACCTGCGCGACGATCACGTGCTCGACGACGTGCTGCCGCCCGAAATCCCGATCCCGCCGATCGCCGAAGTGCAGCAGGCGCTGGCCGGGGCAGCGGAGGAAGTCTCCGGCGTCCAGGGCGCGAACCTGAAACAGCGCATGCGCACCGGGACGGTCGTCACCACCGATGATCGCAACTGGGAACTGCGCTATTCCTCCTCAGCCTTCCGCTTCTCGCAGAGCCGCGCCATCGCGATCGAGATGGAAAGCGCGACCATCGCCACGCAGGGCTACCGCTTCCGCGTGCCCTACGGGACGCTGCTGTGCGTTTCGGACAAGCCGCTCCATGGCGAGATCAAGCTGCCGGGACAGGCGAACAAGTTCTACGAGGAGGCGATCGCCGCGCACCTCCAGATCGGGCTCGAGACCTGCAAGCGCCTGCGCGACGAAGGCGACCGGCTGCATTCGCGCAAGCTGAGGGCGTTCAACGAGCCGCCGTTCCGCTAG
- a CDS encoding YbjN domain-containing protein: protein MRALLALLAFAAAFLLAGAAAPLAAQEAPPRTVSAAEPGDLVLALLNAGYDPDLGKDEYGDPLIGFRRPDGYFMQLFFYDCDEETREDCGSLQLRAGFDREEAWDPAASLAIARRFRFASVWLDDEGDPWIKWDILTRGGIPETPFVDAVENFERTVEEVAAIVFAEESEAGDAGEGATDEGDRGD, encoded by the coding sequence ATGCGCGCCCTGCTCGCCCTCCTCGCCTTCGCCGCCGCGTTCCTGCTGGCCGGCGCCGCCGCTCCGCTGGCCGCGCAGGAGGCCCCGCCGCGCACCGTTTCCGCCGCCGAGCCGGGCGACCTCGTCCTTGCGCTGCTCAACGCGGGATACGACCCCGATCTGGGCAAGGACGAGTACGGCGACCCGCTGATCGGTTTCCGGCGCCCGGACGGCTATTTCATGCAGCTCTTCTTCTACGATTGCGACGAGGAGACGCGCGAGGACTGCGGCTCGCTCCAGCTGCGCGCGGGCTTCGACCGGGAGGAGGCCTGGGATCCGGCGGCGTCCCTGGCGATTGCGCGCCGGTTCCGTTTCGCGAGCGTGTGGCTCGACGACGAAGGCGACCCATGGATCAAATGGGACATCCTGACGCGCGGCGGCATCCCCGAAACCCCCTTCGTCGATGCGGTCGAGAACTTCGAACGGACGGTCGAAGAGGTCGCCGCCATCGTCTTTGCCGAAGAGAGCGAGGCCGGGGACGCGGGCGAGGGGGCTACGGACGAGGGCGACAGGGGCGATTGA
- the rimK gene encoding 30S ribosomal protein S6--L-glutamate ligase yields MKIAMLARNPNLYSHRRLKEAAEQRGHELDILNTTRCTVHIASHRPEVYYEGQPMTGYDAVIPRIGASITNYGLAILRQFEMRGCWPLNESVAIGRSRDKLRSLQILAKYGLGLPLTAYANDPKKAEEIIRAVKGPPVVIKLLEGTQGIGVVLAETMSSAKSVIEAFRGANVNILVQEFIKEAGGTDIRALVVGGKVVAAMKRTGAPDDFRSNLHRGGSADVIKITPEERSTAVRAAKRMGLNVCGVDMLRSNHGPVIMEVNSSPGLEGIESATGKDVAGQIIGFIEANAKTGRTKTRGQG; encoded by the coding sequence ATGAAAATCGCGATGCTGGCCCGCAATCCGAACCTCTATTCGCACAGGCGGTTGAAAGAGGCGGCGGAACAGCGCGGGCACGAGCTCGACATCCTCAACACCACCCGCTGCACCGTCCACATCGCGAGCCACCGGCCCGAGGTCTATTACGAAGGCCAGCCGATGACCGGATACGACGCGGTGATCCCGCGCATCGGGGCCTCGATCACCAATTACGGCCTTGCGATACTGCGCCAGTTCGAGATGCGCGGCTGCTGGCCCCTCAACGAAAGCGTCGCGATCGGCCGCAGCCGCGACAAGCTGCGCTCACTCCAGATCCTCGCCAAGTACGGACTCGGCCTGCCGCTCACCGCCTATGCCAATGATCCCAAGAAGGCCGAGGAGATCATCAGGGCGGTGAAGGGGCCGCCGGTGGTGATCAAGCTGCTCGAGGGGACGCAAGGGATCGGCGTCGTGCTGGCCGAGACGATGTCGAGCGCCAAGTCGGTGATCGAGGCCTTCCGGGGGGCGAACGTCAACATCCTCGTGCAGGAATTCATCAAGGAAGCCGGCGGCACCGACATCCGCGCGCTGGTGGTCGGCGGCAAGGTGGTCGCGGCGATGAAGCGCACCGGCGCTCCCGACGATTTCCGCTCGAACCTCCACCGCGGGGGCAGCGCGGACGTCATCAAGATCACGCCCGAGGAACGCTCGACCGCGGTGCGCGCGGCCAAGCGCATGGGGCTGAACGTGTGCGGGGTGGATATGCTGCGGAGCAATCACGGGCCGGTCATCATGGAGGTCAATTCCTCCCCCGGCCTCGAAGGGATCGAAAGCGCGACGGGCAAGGACGTGGCGGGCCAGATCATCGGCTTCATCGAGGCGAACGCCAAGACCGGGCGGACCAAGACGCGGGGGCAGGGGTGA
- a CDS encoding RimK/LysX family protein, with translation MNPPSRPPRILPVVGWRELVDLPELGLSRIPAKIDTGARTSSLHGHVIEEFARGGEKFVRFAVDWDGVRHQCEAIHVDIRGVTSSNGETQRRYVIKTPLRIGEVEFRAEISLADRSDMRFPMLVGRSSLRRRFVVDSGYSWLQSAGMEAVKGHRP, from the coding sequence ATGAATCCCCCGTCCAGGCCTCCCCGCATCCTGCCCGTCGTCGGCTGGCGCGAACTGGTCGACCTGCCCGAGCTCGGCCTGTCGCGCATCCCGGCCAAGATCGACACCGGCGCGCGCACCTCCTCGCTCCACGGCCACGTGATCGAGGAATTCGCCCGCGGAGGCGAGAAATTCGTGCGCTTCGCGGTCGACTGGGACGGCGTGCGCCACCAATGCGAGGCGATCCACGTCGATATTCGCGGCGTCACCAGCTCCAACGGGGAGACCCAGCGGCGCTATGTCATCAAGACGCCGCTGCGGATCGGCGAGGTCGAGTTCCGCGCCGAGATCAGCCTCGCGGACCGGTCGGACATGCGATTTCCGATGCTGGTGGGCCGATCCTCGCTGCGTCGCCGCTTTGTCGTCGATAGCGGATATTCATGGCTGCAAAGTGCGGGCATGGAGGCGGTGAAGGGGCACCGGCCCTGA
- a CDS encoding beta-propeller fold lactonase family protein: MKVFPVCWLAATSGAVLLAAGCAPVARDAGEPALANDPAASLFVAAKRGNTLSKVDLASGEEVLRKPSCTNPHELATSPDGRHVALACYGGTSIDIFRTDTLERVTGIDLGENARPHGIVWHANGDLYATAEGRRSIVWIRDPLGERPETFEYSTGKEGSHMLAVAPDATVAWTTDLGSRTVTRVALKARMAPVSVAVGEEPEGIALSPDGRTLWVSARGSDQAFALDPATMKVRETVATGRFPLRIAIRPQGDVAVTSDLMDGSLSVIDLEQAEVVRKIRVSGPDEAQERFQVTILWSDDGERIYVAETASDTIAEVDYASGTVLRRLSAGEGGDGLAILP; this comes from the coding sequence ATGAAGGTTTTTCCCGTATGCTGGCTGGCGGCGACGTCCGGCGCCGTGCTGCTCGCGGCCGGATGCGCGCCGGTTGCGCGGGATGCGGGCGAACCCGCCCTCGCCAATGATCCCGCAGCGAGCCTGTTCGTCGCCGCCAAGCGCGGCAACACCCTCTCCAAGGTCGATCTGGCCAGCGGCGAGGAGGTGCTGAGGAAGCCGAGCTGCACCAATCCGCACGAACTTGCCACCTCGCCCGATGGCCGCCACGTCGCGCTCGCCTGCTATGGCGGGACGAGCATCGACATCTTCCGCACCGACACGCTGGAGCGCGTCACCGGCATCGACCTCGGCGAAAACGCCCGGCCGCACGGGATCGTGTGGCACGCGAACGGCGATCTCTACGCCACCGCCGAAGGGCGCCGCTCGATCGTGTGGATCCGCGATCCGCTTGGCGAAAGGCCGGAGACCTTCGAATATTCCACGGGCAAGGAAGGCAGCCACATGCTCGCCGTCGCACCCGATGCGACGGTCGCCTGGACCACCGATCTCGGCTCGCGCACGGTGACGCGGGTGGCGCTCAAGGCGCGCATGGCGCCGGTTTCCGTCGCGGTCGGGGAAGAGCCCGAAGGCATCGCCCTTTCACCCGACGGCAGGACCCTGTGGGTTTCGGCGCGCGGCTCCGATCAGGCCTTCGCGCTCGACCCCGCGACGATGAAGGTGCGCGAAACGGTCGCGACGGGGCGCTTTCCCCTGCGGATCGCGATCCGGCCGCAGGGCGATGTCGCGGTGACTTCGGACCTCATGGACGGCTCGCTCTCGGTGATCGACCTCGAACAGGCCGAAGTCGTCCGCAAGATCCGCGTTTCCGGGCCGGACGAGGCGCAGGAGCGCTTCCAGGTCACCATCCTGTGGTCCGACGACGGGGAGCGCATCTACGTCGCCGAAACCGCCAGCGACACCATCGCCGAGGTCGATTACGCCAGCGGCACCGTCCTGCGCCGGCTGTCGGCGGGCGAGGGCGGGGACGGGCTCGCCATCCTGCCGTGA